A single Thermus hydrothermalis DNA region contains:
- a CDS encoding nitrite reductase codes for MKKAMGLWGAVLVAALALAQAPGTLGPVERERASQIYFDRCAGCHGVLRKGATGPALEPRRMAERGLEYLKAVIFGGLPGGMPDWGRQGILSEKDTELVARFLLEEPPAPPIPSFEEVKKTWKVYVPPEKRPNRPLHNRNWQNFFGQVLRDTGQVAIVDGDKKELVTIVPTGFATHILRSSATGRYFMAIGRDGKASLIDLWMNPPQVVAEAKPCVDARSIESSKFKGYEDRYAVVGCYWPPAMVILDGLTLEPLKMVSTMSYVKGAGEFVQEARVAAIVASQHNPEWIVNLKESGQTWLVNYAELHKPGRPLPITMIDTERFLHDGGWALKRYFIVAANAVNKLIVIDTKTRAFLAEVEAGVRPHPGRGSNWTHPTYGPVWATGNIGSPEVTVVGVDPEQHPQYAWKVVKRIQLPYSGTLFIKAHPNSPWVIVDFPMSPSPQAAASLCAIDKRKLEVVKCWEVPGAQELKARMVHPEFNKGGTEIWVSAWGAKDTPTFIVVYDALTLKEKARITGDWVRTPTGKFNVYNTAYDIY; via the coding sequence TTGCGCCGGTTGCCACGGGGTTTTGCGCAAGGGGGCAACGGGGCCTGCCCTGGAGCCTAGGCGGATGGCGGAGCGGGGCCTAGAGTACCTGAAGGCGGTGATCTTTGGGGGGCTCCCTGGGGGCATGCCCGACTGGGGGCGGCAAGGCATTCTGAGCGAGAAGGACACCGAGCTGGTGGCCCGCTTTCTCCTAGAAGAACCCCCAGCGCCCCCGATTCCGAGCTTTGAGGAGGTCAAGAAGACCTGGAAGGTCTACGTGCCCCCGGAGAAGCGTCCCAACCGCCCGCTCCATAACCGTAACTGGCAGAACTTCTTTGGCCAGGTGTTGCGGGACACGGGTCAGGTGGCCATCGTTGACGGGGACAAGAAGGAGCTCGTAACCATCGTGCCTACGGGGTTCGCCACCCACATTCTCCGCTCCTCGGCCACGGGGCGCTACTTCATGGCAATAGGCCGGGATGGCAAGGCCAGCCTGATTGACCTTTGGATGAACCCGCCCCAGGTGGTGGCGGAGGCCAAGCCCTGTGTGGACGCCCGCTCCATAGAGTCCAGCAAGTTCAAGGGCTACGAGGACAGGTATGCCGTGGTGGGATGCTACTGGCCACCCGCCATGGTCATTCTGGATGGTCTTACCCTCGAGCCCCTGAAGATGGTTTCCACCATGTCCTATGTCAAGGGGGCAGGGGAGTTTGTCCAAGAGGCTAGGGTGGCCGCCATCGTGGCCAGCCAGCACAACCCTGAGTGGATCGTCAACCTAAAGGAGTCGGGGCAAACCTGGCTGGTAAACTACGCCGAGCTCCATAAGCCGGGCCGCCCGCTACCCATCACGATGATAGACACCGAACGCTTCCTGCACGATGGTGGGTGGGCGCTAAAGCGCTACTTTATCGTGGCGGCCAATGCAGTAAACAAGCTTATCGTCATTGACACCAAAACCCGGGCGTTCCTGGCCGAGGTGGAAGCGGGGGTAAGACCCCACCCGGGCCGTGGCTCCAACTGGACCCACCCCACCTACGGGCCCGTCTGGGCCACAGGCAACATCGGCAGCCCCGAGGTGACGGTGGTGGGCGTGGATCCCGAGCAACACCCCCAATACGCCTGGAAGGTGGTGAAGCGAATCCAACTTCCCTACTCCGGCACCCTGTTCATCAAGGCCCACCCCAATAGCCCGTGGGTCATCGTGGACTTCCCCATGAGCCCAAGCCCCCAGGCTGCAGCCAGCCTTTGTGCCATAGACAAGCGCAAGCTGGAGGTGGTGAAGTGCTGGGAGGTGCCCGGAGCCCAGGAGCTTAAGGCCCGGATGGTGCACCCCGAGTTCAACAAGGGGGGAACGGAGATCTGGGTCTCTGCCTGGGGGGCCAAGGACACGCCCACCTTCATCGTGGTCTACGATGCCTTGACCCTTAAGGAGAAGGCCCGCATCACCGGGGACTGGGTGCGGACTCCTACGGGCAAGTTCAACGTCTACAACACCGCCTACGACATCTACTAG